One genomic region from Metallosphaera tengchongensis encodes:
- a CDS encoding elongation factor 1-beta produces MADVMVVLKVFPEGDETDLEKVANELTSKLPQGYKLVRKETEPIAFGLKALIVYISMPERTEGGTDTLEELASGIEGVSHAEVVGITRLGF; encoded by the coding sequence GTGGCTGATGTAATGGTAGTTTTAAAAGTGTTTCCTGAGGGAGACGAAACCGACTTGGAAAAAGTGGCCAATGAACTAACTTCAAAACTACCTCAAGGGTACAAATTGGTAAGGAAGGAGACCGAACCTATTGCCTTTGGTCTAAAGGCTTTAATAGTATACATCTCCATGCCTGAGAGGACTGAAGGTGGGACAGATACTTTAGAGGAGCTTGCCTCCGGGATAGAGGGAGTTAGTCACGCAGAGGTAGTGGGTATAACAAGGCTCGGGTTTTAA
- a CDS encoding MBL fold metallo-hydrolase translates to MKVTFLGTGSGSTKGSARFKSGILIESKGAKVVLDFGSGIHMRLEDLGVIPDAVFVTHLHIDHFSGIFDHLVRRKIDNISPLRVFTLKEFGRILEAVKNSNDIDAIVHESRFPNATIEDLEIYSIEACHKIPAVSYVVTDGRKSVIYTGDTAEPCEPILNEIPRADLVIHEASCLDDCKAWGHTSIKEALRYVEKPVLTHIPSQIEKGVQNLVGDKAIIARDGMSIDV, encoded by the coding sequence ATGAAGGTAACCTTTCTCGGTACAGGTTCTGGGAGTACCAAAGGGTCAGCTAGGTTTAAATCTGGTATCTTGATTGAAAGTAAGGGTGCTAAAGTAGTGCTTGACTTTGGTTCCGGAATACATATGAGACTAGAGGATCTGGGCGTAATACCAGACGCCGTATTCGTCACCCACCTGCACATAGATCACTTTTCTGGAATCTTCGACCATTTGGTTAGAAGGAAAATCGATAACATCTCACCCCTTAGAGTTTTTACGTTAAAAGAATTCGGCAGAATCCTAGAAGCTGTTAAGAACAGTAATGATATTGATGCTATTGTGCATGAAAGCAGGTTCCCTAACGCTACCATAGAAGATCTCGAAATTTACTCGATAGAGGCTTGTCATAAAATCCCTGCAGTCTCTTACGTAGTTACCGACGGACGCAAAAGTGTTATTTACACCGGGGATACTGCAGAGCCTTGCGAGCCTATCCTCAATGAAATACCCAGAGCAGACTTGGTGATTCATGAGGCTAGCTGTCTAGATGATTGCAAGGCGTGGGGTCACACTTCCATTAAAGAAGCATTGAGATACGTTGAAAAACCTGTGCTTACCCATATTCCATCACAAATAGAAAAAGGAGTCCAAAACCTTGTTGGAGATAAAGCTATAATTGCTAGAGATGGAATGAGCATAGATGTGTAG
- a CDS encoding glycosyltransferase, with translation MFDNILIGLSIVVSVWSIYNSIFAIVGLTWNTTVGKAASGPSFSLLVPSKNEEKVLGRLLERLVNQEYDRSKYEIIVIEDGSTDNTLGVCNRYAEMYSLIRCIHLDASPTINGKSRALNYGLKMSKGEIVGVFDADTVPRLDILSYVSQKFISEPELGGVQGRLIPINVRESIVARLASLEELFSEYTITGRARLGLFVPLEGTCSFVRKDLLEKVGGWNENVLTEDIDLSLRLTSMNYRISYSPYVIAWREVPTTFSSLIKQRLRWYRGNFEVSLKLSSIRFSWKLIDAVMLVGTPIFMVLSLANYSLVFIYSSEPNLFLITFISIASSLSFFLILIISRKHMIETAYIFLSAIYLNFTVALHLASIVLELAGAPRTWYKTERSGKLHIGNSQNVDLS, from the coding sequence ATGTTTGACAATATTCTCATTGGACTCAGCATCGTAGTTTCTGTCTGGAGTATCTACAATTCCATATTCGCCATTGTGGGATTAACGTGGAATACCACGGTAGGAAAGGCAGCTTCAGGACCGTCGTTTTCCTTACTGGTTCCCTCAAAAAACGAGGAGAAAGTATTGGGAAGACTTCTGGAAAGACTAGTGAATCAGGAGTATGATAGATCGAAGTATGAAATAATAGTTATTGAAGACGGATCTACTGACAATACCTTGGGAGTTTGCAACAGGTATGCAGAAATGTACAGTCTCATAAGGTGTATTCACCTTGACGCCTCACCAACTATAAACGGGAAAAGTAGGGCCCTAAACTACGGTCTTAAAATGTCAAAGGGCGAAATAGTGGGAGTATTCGATGCGGATACTGTCCCCAGGCTGGACATTCTGTCATACGTTTCGCAAAAGTTTATCTCTGAACCAGAGTTAGGTGGAGTTCAGGGTAGACTTATTCCCATTAATGTTAGGGAGAGCATAGTAGCACGCCTAGCCTCTCTTGAGGAACTCTTTAGTGAATATACTATTACTGGGAGAGCTAGGTTGGGACTTTTCGTTCCTCTGGAAGGAACTTGTAGCTTTGTTCGAAAAGACCTCCTAGAGAAGGTAGGAGGATGGAATGAAAATGTACTTACCGAGGACATTGACCTGAGTTTGAGGTTAACAAGTATGAATTATCGCATATCTTATTCTCCTTATGTAATAGCGTGGAGAGAAGTACCAACTACATTTTCTAGTCTAATAAAACAAAGGCTAAGATGGTACAGAGGAAATTTTGAAGTAAGCCTAAAATTATCCAGTATAAGATTCAGTTGGAAGTTGATAGATGCGGTGATGTTGGTCGGGACACCGATATTTATGGTACTAAGCTTGGCTAACTACTCTCTTGTGTTCATCTATTCTTCCGAGCCCAATCTATTCCTCATTACGTTTATTTCTATCGCTTCTTCGCTTTCTTTCTTCTTGATTTTGATCATATCTAGAAAACATATGATAGAAACCGCTTACATTTTCCTCTCAGCTATATACTTGAATTTCACGGTTGCCTTACATCTCGCTTCAATAGTTTTAGAGCTTGCGGGAGCCCCTCGTACATGGTATAAAACTGAAAGGTCTGGCAAGCTTCACATAGGCAATTCCCAAAACGTAGATTTATCTTAA
- a CDS encoding precorrin-2 dehydrogenase/sirohydrochlorin ferrochelatase family protein, which produces MTLTSNRYFPIFVDISEMKVLVVGGGKVGSKRALKFREFNSQVTVISLEFTDELMMKEDIEKIKGEANSLNDEFISKFDIIVTATNNREVNSRLCERAKQLRKLCNNPTNPSQSSFIVPIFYESEDLGIAVTTLGKSSIMSKVILDRVLELINRDPKILFEVKVMGEVKNLLKAKVNDPSLRYVLYQKIFVDKQFETYVNDGNVNSAMKRAEEIINESSS; this is translated from the coding sequence GTGACGCTTACCTCCAACCGTTATTTTCCGATTTTTGTTGACATATCTGAAATGAAAGTTCTAGTTGTAGGAGGAGGGAAAGTGGGCAGTAAGAGGGCTTTGAAATTCAGGGAATTTAACTCTCAAGTTACGGTCATTTCGTTGGAGTTTACGGACGAGCTCATGATGAAGGAGGATATAGAGAAGATAAAAGGGGAAGCAAATAGTCTAAATGATGAATTTATTTCAAAATTTGACATAATAGTGACAGCGACCAATAACAGGGAGGTTAACTCTAGACTATGCGAGAGAGCGAAGCAACTCAGGAAATTGTGCAATAACCCTACAAATCCTTCCCAGTCCTCCTTTATTGTACCAATCTTTTATGAAAGCGAAGACCTAGGTATCGCCGTAACTACCTTGGGTAAGTCAAGTATAATGTCGAAGGTTATCCTAGACAGAGTCTTGGAGTTGATCAACAGAGACCCAAAGATATTGTTTGAGGTGAAGGTAATGGGTGAAGTGAAAAATCTCCTTAAGGCAAAAGTGAACGATCCTTCATTAAGGTACGTGTTATATCAAAAAATATTCGTAGATAAACAGTTTGAAACGTATGTGAATGATGGAAATGTCAATAGCGCAATGAAGAGAGCGGAGGAGATAATTAATGAGTCTAGCTCGTAG
- a CDS encoding CDC48 family AAA ATPase — translation MSAGSSSEQRPPRRELTLKVMEARQKDVGRGKVRIDVEMLAQIDVSPGDVVEIEGTRKTAAIAWPLSPDDATGERDIIRMDGITRKNAGVSIGDKVVVRKASVKQAASIKLAPSNFSITVDPGFVAYVKKKLKEFPLVEGDTVLIPVLGQAIPFTVIQVRPASIVMVVDETSISISDKPIEQTRYPRVTYEDIGGMKNVIQKIRELVELPLRHPELFKRLGIEPPKGIMLYGPPGVGKTLLAKAVANETESYFTSINGPEIMSKFYGESEQRLREIFEDAKKHAPAIIFIDEVDAIAPKRDEVIGEVERRVVAQLLTLMDGLESRGNVIVIAATNRPNAVDPALRRPGRFDREIEIPLPDKQGRLEILQIHTRNMPLAKDVELEKLSDISHGYTGADLSALVREAAMNALRRYLPMIDVSQDKIPPEILEKMEVKMEDFMNAFKEIVPSGMREIYIEVPEVKWDDIGGLLDIKEELREVAEYPLKFPDYYETAGVEPPKGILLFGPPGTGKTMLAKAVATESGANFIAVRGPEVLSKWVGESERAIREIFRKARMYAPSVIFFDEIDAIAPMRGISSDSGVTERLVNQLLAEMDGIENLDNVVIVAATNRPDILDPALLRPGRFEKLMYVPPPDKNARYDILKVHTKKVALSDEVNLEELAERTEGYTGADLAALVREAAMRAIREGMRDCVNKVSSQCAPNDKDCRDAKMRDCMKGASIRVENKHFDEALKKVKPSLTQEMTQFYQTWIEKARQQLPRQTAKPSTFT, via the coding sequence TTGAGTGCTGGTTCTAGTTCAGAACAAAGGCCACCAAGGCGTGAGTTAACGCTGAAGGTGATGGAAGCGAGGCAGAAAGACGTCGGGAGGGGAAAGGTCAGAATAGACGTAGAAATGCTAGCCCAAATTGATGTGAGCCCAGGAGACGTAGTGGAAATAGAGGGAACTAGGAAGACTGCAGCCATAGCCTGGCCACTTTCTCCTGATGATGCAACCGGAGAGAGGGACATAATAAGAATGGATGGAATAACGAGAAAAAACGCTGGTGTATCCATTGGGGATAAGGTTGTTGTTAGAAAAGCGTCAGTCAAGCAGGCTGCCTCAATAAAGTTGGCTCCTTCGAATTTCTCTATAACTGTTGATCCAGGATTCGTAGCTTACGTAAAGAAGAAATTAAAGGAGTTCCCTTTGGTTGAAGGGGATACTGTCCTCATTCCAGTGTTGGGACAGGCAATTCCATTTACTGTAATTCAGGTCAGACCTGCGTCCATTGTCATGGTAGTTGATGAAACTAGTATCTCTATATCCGATAAGCCAATCGAGCAGACCAGATATCCAAGAGTCACATATGAGGACATAGGAGGAATGAAGAACGTAATTCAGAAGATCAGAGAGCTCGTGGAACTTCCGCTGAGACATCCGGAGCTGTTCAAAAGGTTGGGGATAGAGCCTCCTAAAGGAATAATGCTCTATGGACCTCCAGGTGTAGGGAAAACCCTTCTGGCTAAGGCTGTAGCCAATGAAACCGAGTCATATTTCACCTCAATTAACGGACCTGAAATTATGAGCAAGTTTTACGGAGAGAGCGAACAGAGACTTAGGGAAATATTTGAGGATGCTAAGAAACACGCCCCTGCAATAATCTTCATCGACGAAGTTGATGCCATAGCTCCCAAAAGGGATGAGGTCATAGGGGAAGTTGAAAGGAGAGTAGTAGCCCAGCTTCTCACATTAATGGATGGGTTAGAGAGTAGGGGAAACGTCATCGTCATAGCAGCTACCAATAGACCTAACGCTGTAGACCCGGCCCTGAGAAGGCCTGGGAGGTTTGACAGGGAAATAGAGATACCGCTTCCTGACAAGCAAGGCAGGCTAGAAATATTACAAATCCATACAAGAAATATGCCACTAGCTAAGGATGTCGAGTTAGAGAAGTTATCGGATATAAGTCACGGTTATACTGGAGCAGACCTTTCAGCCCTAGTAAGGGAGGCTGCAATGAACGCCCTGAGGAGGTATTTACCAATGATAGATGTGAGTCAAGATAAGATCCCACCAGAAATTTTAGAGAAGATGGAGGTTAAGATGGAGGACTTCATGAACGCCTTCAAGGAAATTGTACCAAGCGGGATGAGGGAGATATACATTGAGGTGCCTGAGGTAAAGTGGGATGATATAGGAGGCTTACTTGACATCAAGGAGGAGCTGAGGGAGGTAGCAGAGTATCCTCTAAAATTCCCAGACTATTACGAAACTGCAGGAGTAGAACCACCTAAGGGGATCTTACTTTTCGGTCCTCCAGGTACTGGTAAAACAATGTTAGCTAAGGCAGTAGCTACAGAGAGCGGGGCCAACTTCATTGCTGTAAGAGGACCGGAAGTACTATCCAAATGGGTAGGAGAGAGCGAAAGAGCGATAAGGGAGATATTCAGAAAAGCGAGAATGTATGCTCCATCTGTTATTTTCTTTGACGAAATTGACGCCATAGCTCCCATGAGAGGGATATCGTCGGATTCCGGAGTTACGGAGAGGCTAGTGAATCAGCTTTTGGCAGAAATGGATGGGATAGAAAACCTAGATAACGTTGTGATAGTAGCTGCCACTAACAGACCCGATATTTTAGATCCTGCGTTATTGAGGCCAGGTAGATTCGAGAAGCTAATGTACGTCCCACCACCTGATAAAAACGCAAGATATGATATCTTGAAGGTTCATACGAAGAAGGTTGCATTGTCTGATGAGGTTAACCTCGAAGAGTTAGCTGAGCGGACTGAGGGTTATACTGGGGCAGACCTAGCAGCCTTGGTTAGAGAGGCTGCCATGAGAGCAATAAGAGAAGGGATGAGAGACTGCGTGAACAAGGTGAGCAGCCAGTGCGCACCAAACGATAAGGACTGCAGGGATGCGAAAATGAGAGATTGTATGAAAGGGGCTTCAATTAGAGTGGAGAATAAACACTTCGATGAAGCATTAAAGAAAGTTAAACCATCGTTAACCCAAGAGATGACACAATTCTATCAGACCTGGATAGAGAAGGCAAGACAGCAGCTACCTAGGCAGACAGCTAAGCCCAGCACGTTTACTTAG
- a CDS encoding class II glutamine amidotransferase — protein sequence MCRFVAFSESGAIKPEIINAMIKSAWKDIYSSSGHHDDGWGFVIYAYNNGWNRIFYNSSKPIFQDDNVAMLYSIRGEKLTGIIHVRKASKKFLSGVSHSHPYHIRAGPNDLFYAHNGSVSRREFSNPNLPYTDSFMILKTIVEGVESGKGVIDSLNETMIKIKDYSSSLNSALLVFNEAEGPRLFVYYYYNKSNIREKEDYYKMYRHKSYAFSSTVNYYLGSIGHEMKYDKIEELTAT from the coding sequence ATGTGTAGGTTTGTAGCTTTCTCGGAAAGTGGGGCTATAAAACCTGAAATTATTAATGCAATGATTAAGAGCGCTTGGAAGGATATTTACTCTAGCTCCGGGCATCACGACGACGGGTGGGGATTCGTTATCTACGCATATAATAACGGATGGAATAGAATTTTTTACAACTCCTCAAAACCTATCTTTCAGGACGATAACGTAGCCATGCTGTATTCTATCAGGGGAGAAAAATTAACAGGAATTATCCATGTGAGAAAGGCCTCTAAGAAATTCCTGTCTGGAGTATCGCACTCCCATCCATATCACATTAGAGCTGGACCTAATGATCTTTTTTACGCTCACAACGGCTCAGTATCCAGAAGAGAATTCTCAAATCCAAACCTGCCCTATACCGACAGTTTCATGATACTTAAGACAATAGTTGAGGGGGTGGAGTCTGGAAAAGGCGTCATTGACTCCCTTAACGAAACCATGATAAAAATAAAGGACTACAGCTCAAGTCTCAATTCTGCACTTCTAGTTTTCAATGAAGCGGAGGGTCCTAGGTTATTTGTATATTATTATTATAATAAAAGTAATATTAGAGAGAAAGAGGATTACTACAAAATGTATAGGCACAAGTCTTATGCGTTCTCCTCTACTGTTAATTATTATCTAGGAAGTATTGGACATGAAATGAAGTACGATAAGATAGAGGAATTGACTGCAACTTAA
- a CDS encoding zinc finger domain-containing protein — MTFRLSLKEEVEPPVCSSCGKILHPKEKGAIFNCPNCGEITINRDVYCRLQGVPYTCPNCGFSGP, encoded by the coding sequence ATGACATTCAGGCTGAGTCTTAAGGAAGAAGTTGAACCACCAGTATGTTCTAGCTGTGGAAAAATCCTTCACCCTAAGGAGAAGGGGGCTATTTTCAACTGCCCAAACTGTGGGGAGATAACGATAAACAGAGACGTTTATTGTAGACTTCAGGGAGTTCCTTATACATGTCCCAACTGTGGCTTCAGCGGACCATGA
- the thiD gene encoding bifunctional hydroxymethylpyrimidine kinase/phosphomethylpyrimidine kinase — protein sequence MRVRPVALTIAGSDSGGGAGVQADLKTFTSLGVFGVSVITGITSQNTKRVGKILEMPPDMIESQFDLIMEDFPVKYGKTGMLSSTKVVDCVERKISQYKLDLVLDPVMISKSGYPLISEDTVRNLSRLIKKSILITPNKFEAERLTGFTIRTTEDLRKVAHHIYKNLGINVVVKGGKFLNGHDFAIINGDELELSGEGINTNNLHGSGDVFSAAITGYLSMGHNVKDAITKAKSFVTESIKYSLSLGGGSGPVDPFAPVERVIEINQARESLEKLVEYIEKNKDKIKKILSNDDKINVGYLTEYGDYATLAGGIIKYIEWIKVDGPIVVNWYTNTIFKALKLANKKIGISISIGDELLKVLEKKKLKISESGIYGDVILVDGVAVLVADTLNELEEKIGDVLS from the coding sequence ATGAGAGTCAGACCAGTCGCGCTTACTATTGCTGGAAGCGACTCTGGAGGGGGTGCCGGAGTTCAGGCTGACCTTAAGACATTCACTTCACTGGGAGTATTCGGAGTTTCAGTAATTACAGGAATAACTTCTCAAAATACGAAAAGAGTCGGAAAGATCTTGGAAATGCCTCCTGATATGATAGAATCGCAGTTTGACCTCATAATGGAAGATTTTCCTGTAAAATACGGAAAGACGGGGATGCTGTCCTCCACCAAGGTTGTGGATTGCGTGGAAAGGAAGATCTCTCAATACAAATTGGATTTGGTACTAGATCCAGTTATGATATCAAAAAGCGGTTATCCTTTAATTTCTGAAGATACTGTCAGAAATTTGAGCAGATTAATTAAGAAGTCCATACTTATTACTCCAAACAAGTTTGAAGCAGAGAGGCTTACGGGATTCACCATTAGAACAACTGAAGATCTTAGGAAAGTCGCTCATCACATCTACAAGAACTTGGGAATAAATGTTGTAGTGAAGGGAGGAAAGTTTCTTAATGGGCATGATTTTGCCATAATTAACGGTGACGAACTTGAGCTCTCTGGGGAGGGAATTAACACTAATAATTTGCATGGTAGCGGAGATGTCTTTTCGGCCGCCATAACTGGTTACTTAAGTATGGGGCACAACGTAAAAGACGCAATTACTAAAGCTAAGTCATTCGTGACTGAGTCTATCAAATATTCCCTTTCTTTGGGGGGAGGCTCTGGACCAGTAGATCCTTTTGCTCCAGTAGAACGAGTAATAGAAATAAATCAGGCTAGAGAATCTTTGGAAAAATTAGTCGAGTATATTGAAAAGAATAAAGATAAAATTAAAAAAATCCTATCTAACGATGATAAGATCAACGTAGGCTATCTCACCGAATACGGTGATTATGCTACGTTAGCTGGAGGAATCATAAAATACATAGAATGGATTAAGGTTGATGGGCCAATTGTAGTGAATTGGTATACAAATACAATTTTCAAAGCACTGAAACTAGCAAACAAGAAGATAGGTATATCGATTTCTATAGGAGATGAGTTATTAAAAGTATTAGAGAAGAAAAAATTAAAAATATCAGAAAGTGGAATCTATGGTGACGTAATTCTCGTAGACGGTGTAGCAGTTCTGGTAGCTGATACCTTGAACGAACTTGAGGAAAAGATAGGAGATGTTCTATCATGA
- the fen gene encoding flap endonuclease-1 — protein sequence MGVDLTDLVLDVKRELNFAEIKGKKVSIDAYNAIYQFLAAIRQPDGTPLMNREGKVTSHLNGIFYRTVNLIEEGVIPVYVFDGKPPEMKAEELEKRRRFKEEAEKKLEKAKQIGRIEEMRKYSQMSSRLTGEMAHQSKELLELMGVPTVQAPSEGEAEAAYLNYSGYTFAAASQDYDSILFGATRLIRNLTITGKRKLPNKDIYVEIKPEVIEADTLFKKLGITREELIDVAILIGTDYNPEGIKGIGPKTAYKLIKTYKSIENINKKDLDPSQIYFDYKKIRDLFLKPQVSSPSSSLELGSPDAEKVIGMLVKEFDFNEERVKNTLNRLEKAIKELKGIGRQTGLDQWF from the coding sequence ATAGGGGTAGATCTAACAGACCTAGTACTAGACGTAAAAAGAGAGCTCAATTTTGCGGAAATTAAAGGAAAGAAGGTAAGTATTGATGCTTATAACGCTATTTATCAGTTCCTCGCTGCCATAAGACAGCCAGATGGTACCCCACTCATGAACAGAGAAGGTAAAGTAACTAGTCATCTCAATGGAATTTTCTATAGGACGGTTAATCTTATAGAAGAAGGGGTCATTCCAGTATATGTTTTTGATGGAAAACCTCCCGAAATGAAGGCGGAGGAACTAGAGAAGAGGAGGAGATTTAAGGAAGAAGCTGAAAAGAAGTTAGAAAAAGCTAAACAAATTGGAAGAATTGAAGAGATGAGAAAATACTCTCAAATGTCGTCAAGGCTAACTGGGGAAATGGCGCATCAAAGTAAAGAGCTTCTAGAGTTGATGGGAGTTCCTACAGTTCAGGCACCATCAGAAGGAGAGGCAGAGGCAGCATATTTAAACTACAGTGGTTACACCTTTGCAGCTGCTAGTCAAGATTACGACTCTATCCTCTTTGGAGCTACAAGATTAATTCGTAACTTAACCATTACCGGTAAAAGGAAACTACCTAACAAGGACATTTACGTGGAGATAAAGCCTGAAGTTATAGAGGCTGATACCCTGTTTAAAAAACTAGGAATTACAAGGGAGGAACTTATTGATGTAGCTATACTCATAGGAACGGATTATAACCCTGAAGGCATTAAGGGTATAGGTCCAAAAACCGCTTACAAGCTAATAAAAACCTACAAGAGTATCGAAAATATCAACAAAAAGGACTTGGATCCCTCGCAAATATATTTCGACTATAAAAAAATAAGGGATCTATTTTTAAAACCACAAGTATCGTCCCCTTCCTCCAGCCTAGAGCTTGGAAGTCCTGATGCAGAAAAGGTGATAGGGATGTTAGTGAAAGAGTTTGATTTTAACGAAGAAAGGGTGAAAAACACTCTCAACAGATTGGAGAAAGCCATCAAAGAGCTTAAGGGGATTGGAAGACAGACTGGTTTGGATCAGTGGTTTTAG
- a CDS encoding NAD-dependent epimerase/dehydratase family protein, producing MSQVVTGGAGYIGGHLVDKLLDLGKEVISIDDLSFGNYINPKSRFFRTDLRVTFPKVEECDTVFHLAANPDVRTSMENIEDHFERDVKVSLNALEMARVSDCKFFIFFSSSTVYGEAPVPTSEDVETRPISNYGLFKLMGEQMVKFYSDNYGLKAVSLRLANITGGRVSHGVVIDFIKKLLRNPNELEILGNGKQRKSYLYVEDLIDAILLLQNKSIDKYNFYNVGNEDWITVEEIAQIVEDKMNLRPVHRYLDSGDGRGWKGDVRFMLLDISKIKALGWKPKLSSKEVVLRATEDALRLLNYAKS from the coding sequence ATGTCACAAGTAGTTACAGGAGGAGCTGGTTACATAGGTGGGCACCTAGTCGACAAATTACTAGATCTAGGAAAGGAGGTCATATCCATAGACGACCTGTCCTTTGGAAACTATATCAATCCTAAGTCTAGGTTTTTCCGTACCGATTTAAGAGTTACCTTCCCCAAGGTAGAGGAGTGTGACACAGTTTTTCATTTAGCTGCGAACCCTGACGTGAGAACGTCCATGGAAAATATTGAGGATCACTTTGAACGGGACGTCAAGGTCAGCCTCAACGCTTTGGAAATGGCGAGAGTCTCAGATTGTAAATTTTTCATTTTCTTTTCTTCTTCTACCGTCTACGGTGAGGCACCTGTCCCTACTTCAGAAGACGTCGAGACCAGACCGATTTCCAATTACGGTCTATTTAAACTTATGGGAGAACAGATGGTAAAGTTCTATTCTGATAATTACGGTTTGAAAGCGGTATCTCTTAGGTTAGCGAATATTACAGGGGGTCGAGTATCTCACGGTGTGGTAATAGATTTTATTAAAAAGCTCCTGAGAAACCCAAACGAATTGGAAATTTTAGGAAATGGAAAGCAAAGGAAGAGCTACCTATACGTGGAAGATTTAATTGACGCGATTCTCTTACTACAAAATAAGTCTATAGACAAATACAACTTTTATAATGTGGGGAATGAGGACTGGATAACTGTAGAGGAGATCGCGCAGATAGTGGAAGATAAAATGAATCTAAGACCGGTTCATAGGTATCTAGACTCTGGAGATGGTAGGGGTTGGAAAGGGGATGTAAGATTTATGCTGCTGGATATTTCGAAAATAAAGGCGTTGGGTTGGAAACCCAAGTTGTCGTCAAAGGAAGTTGTACTAAGAGCTACAGAGGACGCATTAAGGTTGTTAAATTATGCTAAGAGTTAA
- a CDS encoding ribokinase gives MITVVGSYNTDTILKLERFPVPGETVFVQGKLISHGGKGSNQAVSAARLGANVSLVAAVGNDERGTIALKFLQQEKVDTSCVKVKEAQTGSAYILLNGQGETMIIVDRGANYELVAEDLYQCLRGDVLLTQLEIREEVVRFALKEFNGLRILNPAPAELRSLDILENVDILTPNEIEFKEISNSDDMLYGAEVLLKRVKKAIVVTLGENGSVIFTKHKSVRIPTIKVRAVDTTGAGDVFNAALALFLERGYDLEQAAENANIIASISVTSYGALGPKWEEVKELLQEK, from the coding sequence ATGATTACTGTAGTAGGTAGCTATAATACAGATACGATCTTGAAGTTAGAGCGTTTTCCTGTCCCTGGGGAAACGGTTTTCGTTCAAGGAAAACTCATTAGTCATGGGGGAAAGGGGTCCAATCAGGCAGTTTCAGCAGCTCGCTTGGGAGCCAACGTATCTCTGGTTGCTGCAGTTGGTAATGATGAAAGGGGAACCATTGCGTTAAAATTTCTTCAGCAGGAAAAAGTGGATACCTCATGCGTAAAGGTAAAGGAAGCCCAAACCGGGTCGGCGTATATATTACTTAACGGTCAGGGTGAGACAATGATAATAGTGGATAGGGGAGCCAACTACGAGCTTGTTGCAGAGGATCTGTACCAATGCTTAAGGGGGGACGTGTTGCTAACTCAACTGGAAATAAGGGAGGAGGTAGTCAGGTTCGCCTTGAAGGAGTTTAATGGCTTGAGGATACTGAATCCGGCCCCCGCTGAATTGCGATCTTTGGACATTTTGGAAAATGTAGATATTCTTACTCCTAATGAGATAGAATTCAAAGAAATAAGTAACTCTGACGATATGCTTTATGGCGCTGAAGTACTCCTGAAGAGGGTCAAAAAGGCTATAGTGGTCACATTGGGAGAGAACGGTTCGGTGATATTTACTAAGCATAAGTCAGTTAGAATACCTACAATTAAGGTGAGGGCAGTGGATACAACTGGAGCAGGGGACGTCTTTAACGCCGCCCTAGCCCTGTTCCTTGAGAGGGGGTACGACCTGGAGCAAGCAGCGGAGAACGCAAACATAATAGCTTCAATATCTGTAACATCGTATGGGGCACTTGGACCAAAGTGGGAAGAGGTCAAGGAACTCCTCCAGGAAAAGTAA